A single window of Rana temporaria chromosome 1, aRanTem1.1, whole genome shotgun sequence DNA harbors:
- the LOC120924691 gene encoding E3 ubiquitin/ISG15 ligase TRIM25-like isoform X2 yields MASADLRKELECSICLDIYIDPVTLKCGHNFCQYCIGRMLNTQEKSGGYSCPECRQTFRKHPVLQRNITLRNIVENFQSTHPHQEVSGVFCTYCIHTPVPAVKSCLMCDASLCDNHLRVHSKSPEHVLCDLTTSLENRKCSVHKELLKFYCTEDSSCICVSCRLDGEHWGHQVETLGEASEMKKKKLRNVLQKLMTEGEEMEKRVQNLQEHRRKVQGKADDETERVTVLFRDLRRRLEDLEKRVLRDISGQAQRVFVLINDLVQDQYIKKEELSRKMGDIEKLCNMTDPLTVLQESDTGDLCDTEDGDDEDRKRRDKLLHDGGDLDVAGISHTLHTGLSDIMSGVSVKKCTDTEAYPHSTTKGEGPTNDEPSRRHPQPSPTIQHSHCQAGGPDIESLQLTSEVSGVTDILLDVRTADNHLHISDDRKTVSWSSSQQNRPETPERFQGRQVMSSQSFSSGRHYWEVDVGGSVSWRVGMCYPSIDRRGRQSQIGYNRKSWSLERWELRGNQYLVIHNKKEIPLPGGISSNRVRIHLDYEAGQISFYELCDPIRHLHTFTTTFTEPLHAGLGVWNGCIKISGGNQR; encoded by the coding sequence ATGGCGTCTGCTGATCTGAGGAAGGAGCTGGAATGTTCCATCTGTCTGGACATTTATATTGATCCTGTAACCCTGAAATGTGGACACAATTTCTGCCAGTACTGTATTGGTCGTATGTTGAATACACAGGAGAAGTCTGGAGgttattcctgtcctgaatgtaGACAAACATTCAGGAAACATCCCGTCCTTCAGAGGAACATAACACTACGTAACATAGTGGAGAATTTCCAGTCCACCCATCCACATCAGGAGGTGTCCGGGGTCTTCTGTACTTACTGTATTCACACTCCTGTACCTGCTGTGAAATCCTGTCTGATGTGTGACGCTTCTCTGTGTGACAATCACCTGAGAGTCCACAGCAAGTCACCAGAACACGTCTTATGTGACCTCACCACTTCCCTGGAGAACAggaaatgctccgtccataaGGAACTACTGAAGTTTTACTGCACTGAGGACTCCTCCTGTATCTGTGTGTCCTGCAGGCTGGATGGAGAACATTGGGGACACCAGGTGGAGACTCTGGGTGAGGCCTCTGAGATGAAGAAGAAAAAactgaggaatgttctgcagaaactGATGACAGAGGGAGAGGAGATGGAGAAAAGAGTCCAAAatctgcaggaacacaggaggaaAGTACAAGGAAAAGCAGATGATGAAACGGAGAGAGTCACTGTCCTGTTCAGAGACCTCAGGAGACGTCTGGAAGACCTGGAGAAGAGAGTCCTGAGGGACATCTCCGGGCAGGCACAGCGGGTCTTTGTGTTAATCAATGATCTGGTCCAGGATCAATATataaagaaggaggagctgtccaggaagatggGGGACATTGAGAagctgtgtaacatgacggatccactgactgtcctacaggaatcagacacaggtgacttgtgtgatacggaggatggagatgatgaggaCAGAAAGAGACGTGATaaactcctccatgatggaggggatctggatgtGGCGGGGAtctcacacacattacacacaggttTATCTGATATCATGTCTGGGGTAAGTGTAAAGAAATGTACAGACACAGAGGCCTATCCACATTCTACTACAAAGGGCGAAGGTCCCACCAATGATGAACCATCCAGGAGACATCCCCAACCCTCCCCCACCATACAACACTCACACTGCCAGGCTGGAGGACCAGATATTGAGTCTCTACAGCTAACATCGGAGGTATCGGGGGTTACAGACATATTACTTGATGTACGGACAGCTGATAATCATCTCCATATATCAGATGACAGGAAAACTGTATCCTGGTCATCATCACAGCAGAATCGCCCAGAAACACCAGAGAGATTTCAGGGTCGTCAGGTGATGAGCAGTCAGAGTTTCTCctcagggagacattactgggaagtggatgtcgGGGGGTCAGTGAGCTGGAGAGTTGggatgtgttaccccagtatagaCAGGAGAGGACGTCAGTCACAGATTGGATATAATAGGAAGTCCTGGAGTTTAGAGAGGTGGGAGTTGCGAGGTAATCAGTACTTGGTGATACATAACAAGAAGGAGATCCCATTACCCGGCGGTAtctccagtaacagagtcaggatacatctggattatgaggccgggcagATCTCCTTTTATGAATTGTGTGACCCGATCCGACAtctccacaccttcaccaccaccttcactgagcccctccatgctgggTTAGGTGTATGGAATGGTTGTATAAAGATATCTGGGGGGAATCAGAGGTGA